One Gossypium arboreum isolate Shixiya-1 chromosome 13, ASM2569848v2, whole genome shotgun sequence genomic window, acttttcACCACTTTTCAATCTAGTTCATATCAGAAATTTTCAACTCCACCTGTCAATTCATATCCATTTCACGTtcataaaaaattctaaaatttgtgcccctatttttaaaatagtaaatttgcaCTTTTAATCCATGttttacaaattttcaatttaacctttactaaaattttactattcatattttcttttccaattgCAAATTTTCACTTTACTATCATTATTCAATTGATAAACTCTTACCTTTTTTggaaatttattatttatctttcAAATACTACTATTAATGACATTGAGATTTTTGAGGTGTtgcattttaaatttaaaaaaattaattaaatcttgATGTGTGATCTACATGTATGTCACATCGACAAAGTTAACAAACATTAACTTAGTCTATCTATTTTAGAGTAATttgacaaaaaatataaattaaaaaactaaaataaacgaAAAATTAAATGAAGATGTAAATTGAgatttttttcaaagttatagCGAAAAAAATCATTATACCTTATTAATTCAATATGTTTGAATTGCgataattgaaattttttaatcACCATATTATTTATACTTATCAGTTACTACTCAtcaatttaaaaacatttaaatacttgATATAATGATTGATTTTTATAGGAAAAAATCATATATAGATAGATGCATTATATAAAAGCGGCAAAAAATTGAACCATTTGTCAAAATTTTGGAAGTCTCCACTTAggattttttcctttcttttagtAAAACTTTTGAGTTTTATATATGATCTGAagtaggttaaaatatgtcataggtctctatatttttcataaatttgaaatttaatctttatatttttattttaggaatttagttcctctatttttaaattttaaaatttatgtttaactattaacattattaattttttttgttaaaattagttgttgtgatattttaaaataataaaaaaaccatTTGATAGCAATATAACTAAAAAAACAATGTTGTAAAAACTTGAATTAAACAAAATAATTCTAATAATATTATTAGTtgaacctaaattttaaaatttaaaaaaataaagaaatttaaatttaaatttatgaaaaatgtGTAATGTGAAGTACTATAAATAgcaataataaataacataaatgcTAAATTAATACTAGTAGTAAATTGAGAGAATGATATATGCACAAaatttaaatagttttaaattaaatttgcaGAATACATAGCCCCAAGTGTCAAGTACATAGGATCCGACTCATAAACTTTGTTAGCaagaaataatgaaaaaaattCCCCTCACTCTAATTCTTTGCATGTAAACCAAACCAAAAAACAAATTGAAAGTAAGTAGTTGCCAATTTCCATAGAAATTCTAATGATCACTTCAATGcgttttttttttaaaccttCGTTTATATCTTTTctcatttattttaattaaattttaccctaaacttttaaaaaagttaaatttgaccatcaatttttaaaaagagtttgaattgatttttaaaattctatcaaattttagaattttaaatttttaattttttaataaattttaaattatttgttgacatgacaaataagataaataatgaCATTTTAGTATGAAGTGTACGTGGACTACTACAAGGGTATCATGCCAacatcattaaaatattaatgatttagtCAACATTTCTATTAAAGAAATGTAATTCAATTCTTTTCAAAGATTAATGGTTAAATTTAGCTAGAAAAAGAATAAAGgtcaaattgatagaaaatgtaaATGTTAAGGCTAAATTTATGATTATgcctaaatattatatataaaatatataatatgaagTATTATAAAGACtgataataaataacataaatgcTAAATTAATACTGCTAGTAAATTCAGAGAATGAAATATATGAAGTTATGTCTGCCTGATGTACGACTCTTAAAACTTTCTTAGCAAGAAATAATGCAAAAAATTTCACCTTAAAACCCCTCATTTTAATTCTTTGCTTGTAACCAGCTTTCTggtacaacaacaaaaaaaaaaaacacacacacacacacacacaaaaacaaATGCCTTGTATTTAAGCCTGAAGCTATTGATAAGTTGCTTCAAGCTGGCTTTTATAAGgtgaattttttcattttttgggATGATACCCAGATTTTATTATCAATAAtaaattttctttgtttctttgttattGCAGAGAATTAAGAAAGCTAAGGATGGGTTTTAGTGAGGCAAGGTTTGAAGAGACGGAGGGTGGAGAAATGAAGGAGAAACCCTACAGCAATAAGATGAGTTTGAAGTATATAAGCATGGCTAAGGCTGAAAAGCTGAAGAGCTTAATCCTTGCTCGGATCCGAGTGGCTCGACTTAACTTGTGGGTGACCAGAGCTCTAAGCATGCTCCTGCTTTTGGGTATCACCATGCAGTTGAAATCACTGGGAGAAACAGTTTCTTCATCGAGGACCCCTACTTCCACCTTTTCTTACCCTCTTCCCCCTGAAAGTACGTATAAACctccataatatatacatatattatttatgaattatatgaTATCCACTGTATCTTCCATGCTTGTCAAATAACTCAAATTTTCAGGGGTGTATGAGAACAATGGTTATCTGATGGTATCTTCAAATGGAGGATTGAATCAGATGCGATCTGGTGTAAGTAATTTGCTTCTTCTTGTTTTGGTTTCATTGATATATAATGAACTTCTTGGTTTGCTCTTGTAGATCTGTGATATGGTAACAGTTGCCAGATTCTTGAATGTGACCCTCATAGTTCCTGAATTAGATAATACATCGTTTTGGAATGACGACAGGTATATACGCATAGCTATATTGATTTACTTTTTTTGATTGAATCGATTAAATCCCATTTGTGATTAAGAAAATGGAATCTGCAGTCAGTTTGCAGATATATTTGATGTAGAATACTTCATTGCATCACTGAGAGACGAAGTTCGGATATTGAAAGAGCTGCCACCTCAGCAAAAGGGGAAGGTGGCTGAATCTCTCTTCTCGATGCCACCTATCAGCTGGTCTAACATGACTTATTACTATAATGTGGTACGCTTCCTTATACATAGATTGTAGCCTTGAGGGGTTATTTAGTTTTTGGGTTGGGTTAATGTATGTTGTAGTAACgtggtttttaaaattttcatgaaatgattttgagttttgacaattttatttaagtttaattttttaatttttttatttaagtttattttttaatcaatttaggtAGGATCCGTAggggttttaaattttttgtacatataaagtttgaattattttaagtaaaaattaattaaatttttttaagtaaTTTCAATTTAAGTCTCATATTTAACACTTGAGTTTAGTTTTATCGAATATTTGTTTGacttattttatttcaaatcatTCTAGTTTATATCAGTTTTAGATTTGAGTTATATAAatttagatttttaattttttatggtcaaataaaattaaatttaagttacaactaattgaataatatttataaatttaattcgaATTTGAGAAgtctacatgtatatatataattgttaTAATGTTACGATGATGGTGTTATAATTATGGGCAGATTCTTCCACGAATTCAAACGACTGAAGTGGTGCATTTCCAGAAAACGGATGCAAGGCTTGCTAACAATGGACTTCCAGTGGAAGTCCAAAAGCTGCGTTGCCGAGTAAACTATGAAGCACTGAGGTTTGCACCTCCCATTCAAGCATTGGCCGAGAAGATTGTAAGGATTCTAAGAGACAAAGGTCCTTTCCTAGTTCTTCATCTCAGATACGAAATGGATATGATTGCTTTCTCTGGTTGTAATGAAGGTTGCAATGAACAAGAGATTGACGAGTTAACCAAAATGAGGTAACATTCACAATATTATACCAAAAATAATTTTGTACTGCTTCAATCATTTAATCACATGATAATGCAATATCAGATATGCATATCCATGgtggaaagaaaaagtaattgattCGGCGCAGAAAAGGCTAGCAGGTTTATGCCCTTTAACTCCTGAAGAAATAGCACTAACGTTACAGGCATTGGGTATCGATCACAATATCCAAGTTTATATAGCTGCTGGTGATATATATGGAGGGGAAAGGAGATTGGCAACCCTTAGAGCAGCTTATCCCAATTTGGTTAGTAGTATATTATAGCTTATCCACCTGATTCATGCATTGCTTTTATACTAATCATAAGTTGGGTCTCGCATGGTATTTTGGCTAACAGGTGAAGAAGGAAACACTACTACCATCTTCAGAGCTTGATCCTTTCAGGAACCATTCGAACCAGATGGCAGCATTGGATTATTATGTGGCAGTGCAAAGTGAAACTTTCGTTCCAACAAATGGAGGCAACATGGCCAAAGTGGTCGAAGGCCATAGacggtatttatatatatatatatatatatatatatatatatatatattcttttaccAATTTATCTTCATTTCAAATCATCAATTTAACATGGACTAATGGTGTTTCATTTGAGTTCCTATTCAGATACCTGGGGTTCAAGAAAACAATTCTGTTGAACCGAAAGGCAGTAGTGGATTTAGTGGATCTGTATAAAGCTGGATCAATAAGCTGGGATAAATTCTCATCAGAAATGAAAAAAGCACATGCAGATCGGATCGGGAATCCGGCAGAAAGATTGGTGATCCCTGGTAAGCCTAAGGAAGAAGATTACTTTTATACAAATCCAGAAGAATGTTTGGCAAGTTTTGATGAACCACAACTATCTAATGATGATCACCAATAAGATGCCGATGCCAATGCCAATGCTGAAGCTGAACCATGATTATATATATGTgggaaaattatttatttcattttcagtggAAAACTCCTAAAGCAGAGGGTGGCACATACTGTTAAGGTGCAGTAAACAATAAAgaagtttaattaaaatattcgATGGTCATGGAAATTATTTTGAAGTTGTTGTGTCTTTGCAATATTTGGGTAATGAGGATGGGAAATTGAGACAATCATTTTGAGGAGGATAAAATTAGTGAAGCTTGATTGAATGTTATTTCAGTTTTCACATGTATCCCTTAACTTGAAAATGAAAAGGCCAACATCTGTTACATAAAATGCAAGTACAATCAATTTATATTTTCTAAGATAAATGGAGATGTTGGGTTTTACCTTAACTTTCTGCtttttaaattaagttttttgttttaatacatttcataaattatatataaattcaattaattaatctataacttttaaatttttacagTAATATTAATATCaactaaattaatatataaattaatcctTCACTTGATTTCCTGAAACATCAATTATTACTCCTCCACTTATCACGGTAGCAACAAAAAGCTTTCTACATAGGGATTCATGTTTAGGGACCACTAAAGGTTAGATTCAGATTAAATTCTAAGATTATGGATCAAAATCTTGGGATTTAGTTTCAAATTAGGGTTATGATTTAAATTAATGTTGGAATTTCAAGATTAGATTTTTAAGATTGAGATTCAGAATAGATTAGGCTATTCTAAATTTGAGGAAGAAGTAAGTTAGGATTCAGAATGAGTTCTAAGGTTTAGGATTCAAATCAACCAATGTGATGGTAAAGAAAAAGTTGATAGAAGATAGTCAAGGCATATTTTACCCTgctatttacttttattttttatttttattattgcttCCATGTGAGGTTAAATTATtaagttttttaaatttaaaaaataacatCATGCAAGCTAATAGGTGTAACTTTTAAGTTTGCTAACTAAATGCTACTTGCTGTTTGTTCAAAATTTGAAAGAGTTtgacaaaaaattaaatttaaaaatgaacttaaataaaaaaaattaagttcaaTTAAAATATGTGTTGGACTTGAGTATGAACATTTAAAGCTTGCACCTAGCTCGGCTCGACTCATTTTCTAGTTctgtaatatattatattttttttatttttatatgagaaaatatttgatacacTGTCACTAGAGTTTTTAGACTCCACAAATAAGGTTAGAGAATTGAAATGTGCTCTATAGAAGTAtagcaaaatatttttttaaaaaagcttATATGTCAAAAAAGCCCTTAagaaaatgtaaaagaaaataaaaataaattaagtccTTATAGTAAATTCATACACAATTAAGCCTCTGCCATcaattaaaataatcaattaagccCCTCCATTAACAATTTTCAATATTGACCAAGTTGAGCGTTAAAATAAATTGACGGACCAATCAGACGGTGGCACATGACATCTTCTATTCTAATATAATATTTTTccgtgaaaaattataaaaaagtgaTAAGtgtcaaaagtaacatattttagtcTCATCCTTAATGCACTTTTGGGTGATTATGTGACATTAATTGTGAACTatatactcctaatcctttatgtaatacccctacccgtattcattgccgaaatagggtacgaagtattactggagtttacgaattaaaatttttttttaactcaatataacacctttatagatatctaaccttccttgaaatttttaaccaaaaacaatccacatcaaccaatccaattcaacatattttcaagataaattcatgcatatttataaaataacgtcatcacatacccaaaaccaggtttgttaaccatactaatggctaactttacattcatttcacgttaacatttactttattagcttatacatgccattgatttccaaaataaagtttctttatataccgaaatcctgaggttgatagtgtgatgtgtctccgaccaaatccgacctccgagctcttaacactacaaaacaggggaaaatgaaacagagtaagcactttgtgcttagtaagctcatgtaacaagaattatacttacctaatattttcaatacaatacaataaacattccaatatccattcaatgcattattgcCCTagcatgcacaaactcaacattcaagttagtacagtaatttccatgtaccaataatatatactatgattgatgagctcatcaatacatgatttccatttccttattttttttcatatttatccggttgaatttcttggaattttcgatggattttcagaggtacacttttagtgtacatttccgggtccgtcaattcatagtcatgtgcgcacatttccatttcagagagcacactcccgcgaacctcaaccttgcagtggGATtacagttcaggctaaatccctgcaatataaactcatagagtattgtcaggattactagtccaggctaaatcccctgcaacgacaattactctaatgagcttggatctgaattaccagtccaggctaaattcagatcctaattgattaccgtccggctaaatccattttacacatattctttggagggctatatcagataggatcacccgtccggcttgatccttttaccgtcaattccttttcagagatccatcgaattttcctttcattcaaccaggatttcttcccattttatcaaatatatcaatgttttattaattttcatacaatgaacattcaaatcatattcacatcaataacatgcaatctcaagcaatttaagaatataattcaagttacacgaacttaccttgatacttgtttgtaaaaaaaaatctactaatcccgaactttttcctttcctcgatctagcttagtatttgaatcttctggatctaaataaataaatttaattatcaatttaatacatttcatgttcatatgcaacattctctataattcaactattattatttatagtttattcaaagctgtctatttgagtcatagtcactaaattatttataacttgagatacggaactccaaattaatatccgttaattttatttgaaaatagactcatatatattattaacataaaattttcaaaattttggtttagccaataagtacattttattctttaaagtaacctctgttctgctatctgacagttttgacccttctttactaaaattaattatctcttcgtacaggattcaaatgatgttcctgtttgtttc contains:
- the LOC108462707 gene encoding rhamnogalacturonan I rhamnosyltransferase 1-like, whose amino-acid sequence is MGFSEARFEETEGGEMKEKPYSNKMSLKYISMAKAEKLKSLILARIRVARLNLWVTRALSMLLLLGITMQLKSLGETVSSSRTPTSTFSYPLPPERVYENNGYLMVSSNGGLNQMRSGICDMVTVARFLNVTLIVPELDNTSFWNDDSQFADIFDVEYFIASLRDEVRILKELPPQQKGKVAESLFSMPPISWSNMTYYYNVILPRIQTTEVVHFQKTDARLANNGLPVEVQKLRCRVNYEALRFAPPIQALAEKIVRILRDKGPFLVLHLRYEMDMIAFSGCNEGCNEQEIDELTKMRYAYPWWKEKVIDSAQKRLAGLCPLTPEEIALTLQALGIDHNIQVYIAAGDIYGGERRLATLRAAYPNLVKKETLLPSSELDPFRNHSNQMAALDYYVAVQSETFVPTNGGNMAKVVEGHRRYLGFKKTILLNRKAVVDLVDLYKAGSISWDKFSSEMKKAHADRIGNPAERLVIPGKPKEEDYFYTNPEECLASFDEPQLSNDDHQ